Within the Thermococcus sp. genome, the region GGGGAAGATAATGGAGAAGGTCGGGCCAATCATAGAGGGCTCAGGCGGTGGGCACGCAGGGGCCGCCGGAGCAAACGGTAAGGCCAACCTTGATAAGGCGATAAAATTAATCCTGAAGGAGATAGAGAAGTTTTTGAGGGAGGTGGAGTGATGGCAAAGTGTCCCCTCTGCGGCAAGCCCCTCGACTGGGCTGAGCTCGTTGAGCAGATGCTGACCATTGAAAACGCCAAGGAGGTTTTAACAGACTGGGAGCTTTTCCTCAAAACCCTAGAGAACTTTGTCTTTAAGTGCCCCCACTGCGGTGAGGAGTTCTACGGAAAGTATCTCCCGAGGGAAGAGGCTGAGAAAGTCTTCGAGCTACTCAACGAGTTTAAGGGCTCGATTGACTGGAAGAACAAGAAGGTTCGTCTCAGGCTAAATAGTCTGCTCGCCCTCGACAAGATGCTCGAGAACTGGGATAAAAAGATGAAGGGGTAACCCTTTTTAGGTTTTGGTTCTACACCTTTTGTCTGGTGGTTTCTGTGGAGGCAGTAAAGGAGAGGATAAAAATCGGCGACTTCAAGGGGGCCCTTGAAAGGGCGCGTTCAATTGTGGACCCCCTACAAAGGATTCTCGCACTAAGCTTGGTCATAACTGAGTTTCCAAGGGAGGAAGTCCTATCTGAAATGCTTGAATCACTTGAGGAAGTCTCTGGGACGTATGAGAAGGCAATCGCTTATTCTTTCGTTGGCAGGGCGTTTTACCTACTAAACCGTGAGGAAGGGGGTTCTTTCTACTTCGAAAAGGCCGTTTTCTTTGCAAAATCACTCTCATCGCCAATGCTGAGGGGAGAGGCCCTTGCTGGAATAGCCAGGAACCTCGTTTTGGCCGACAGATACAGTGATGCTTACATCCTTTTTGCCGAGGCGGTTGATGAAATACAGCGTTCGAGGGGGCTTTCCTCACGGGCCCTCGAAACCCTCAGGAGGGTTGCAAGGATTATCGAAAAGAGCGCCGACGAGATTCCAAACGAGAAGGCTCTGGTATTCTACAAACTGGCAAGGGACATCTACGATTCCCTTTTCTTCAAACTTCAGGCGAAGCATCTGGCGGAGAAGATAGCCCTAATAGAAAGCGTTCTCAAACACGGCCGGCCTGTGGTTGCTGAGCTGATAGAAAAAGGAGACATTGAGAGGGCAATAGAAGTGATGCGCTTCCTTCCCCTCGAGGAGAGGGCCGTTGAGATGCTCCACCTCAGTTACTGGCTCTTCCTCCACGAGAGACCATACCTTGCGAGAAAGGTCTTCAACGAAGCCCTTGACCTAATCCTCATAGGCAAATTCCGACCGATGGATGGGGAGATTTTCTCGATAGCGATGAGACTGCTCAAGATTGGTCATCTTGAAGAGCCCTTAATCCTGGCCGGCGTGGTTAAGGACGTTGGCCTTACATCGGAACTGCTTGGAGAAATTGCACTCGCCTACGCAAGGCGGGGTGATTCTGCCAAAGCCCGCTCGATAGCGGAAGGTATAAAGGACGAAAGCGTTAAGAGACGGGTTTTAAAGGCAGTAGAAGGTGATGAAGATGTGGGACACGAGCAAGGATTACCGCTTACTCGTGGCGGAGAAGGCGATAGAGCTCTTTCTGAAGACGATTGAGGGCGCGAAGTTCAAGGGGCACTGGGACAAGAAGAGAGCGATAAAGCTCGGCAAGGAAATGTTGCCCGAGATACAGGCGATGCGTTATTCCTACATTGAACCTAAGGAACTCATCGAAACACCTCAGATGAAGTCCCTTAAGGAGAAGGCCCTTGAAATAGTCGAGGCTTTGGGTGGCGAGGACTGGCACCACAAGTTCATAAGCAACGCCTCCAAAGATGAAAGGGAGAAGGTTGAGGAGCAGGTTGCCAAAATCCGCTTCTTCCTGA harbors:
- a CDS encoding tetratricopeptide repeat protein, which encodes MVSVEAVKERIKIGDFKGALERARSIVDPLQRILALSLVITEFPREEVLSEMLESLEEVSGTYEKAIAYSFVGRAFYLLNREEGGSFYFEKAVFFAKSLSSPMLRGEALAGIARNLVLADRYSDAYILFAEAVDEIQRSRGLSSRALETLRRVARIIEKSADEIPNEKALVFYKLARDIYDSLFFKLQAKHLAEKIALIESVLKHGRPVVAELIEKGDIERAIEVMRFLPLEERAVEMLHLSYWLFLHERPYLARKVFNEALDLILIGKFRPMDGEIFSIAMRLLKIGHLEEPLILAGVVKDVGLTSELLGEIALAYARRGDSAKARSIAEGIKDESVKRRVLKAVEGDEDVGHEQGLPLTRGGEGDRALSEDD